gcttcaaaacCCCCTCTCAACGAGCCTCAACTGTAGCTGCCCTCTCATTAGACTCCTCAAGAAGTCTTCGGGTGTTAAACAACTCTGCCTCCACGGACTTGGCATACTCCTCTGCATCAGCTACCTTCCCGTCAGCCCTCTTTAAGGCCTCATAGGCAACATACAGTTTCGTTTGGAGAGACGCAGTATGCTCTCGGGCTGCAGCTAGGTTGCCCCGGGCATCAACGGTGGCAGATAGGTTTTCATCTCGACGAGCCTCCTCAATCCTACGGTCGACAGACTCTCGTAGAGAGAGGTCACGAGCATCTGCCTCCATGGAAAGGCCCAGTGCCTAATGCGAAAAGAAAATATCCATAAGGataaagaaattaatagaaTCAAAATGAGAGCAAAAGGGACAAtttaccatcaggagcatctccctgatctTCTCTCCGAGCTCCTCTCGTGGTAAGGAGCGGAAGGTTGCTTGCTCTCGTGTAAAGCCCGCCAAATGACCAGTCAAGGCCAGCAGACGAGAGTCTGAAGCATCCGTGACTCCTCCGAACATTCGCTCTCGCAAAATCTCTACCACGACACCCGCCGGAGACTGATGCGTGATGTCTTCTGCATTTAATATATCATTATCCGGGGCAGATAGCAGAGGCACCACGGAAGCCTTCATTTTCTCCAAAGGAGGCAAGGGAGGGGCAGGATTCCCGGAGGTTCGGGCTTTCTTCAAAGAGGGAGTCGGCCGAGTTTTTCGGCAGGAGAAGGACGCTTGCTCCCGATTCCTTTGGCCATGCCTTGAGGAACAACCACCGGCCCTTGTAGAGGGGCCACCTCCGTAGGCCCAGTTACAGCCTCCTTTGTTGAGACGGTCTCGGAAGGAATTTTTTGGGCATCCTGTCCTTTCGAACTCGCCTCATTTTTGTCCTCAGGGCCCACCTCATCAATGGGGACAGTTTCCAAAAGCTCCACGGAAACATCGGCAGAAGAATGAAGATCATCCGTCCTCACGAGTTCGGGACCTTCAGCCGATTTAGCAACAATCTCCGAACCCCCCACAGCTTGTGTATTGTCAGTTCGCCGAGGCCTGGAGGCTTGAAAAGGGAAAGGAGCCGAGCTCCCTTGGCCGCTTTGGGAGGGCTTGGAAGGTCTAGTACCCTTGGAGGTCAACCTGGGAGGTCGGCTCATTGTGGTAGAAGCAATGACCCGAGCTACTTCCTCGGTAGCCTCGGAAACGCGTCCTCCTGCATGCAGAATGTCCAGCGCGGCGTTCATGCTTTCTCGGGACAAACAAAAATTCTTAGGGGGCTTAATTTGGTCCATTTTCACCTGGGAAGCTGTAAAAATCCAAAAATCAACACAAAATCAGGTAACCAGTCACACAAATCTAAAGCAGAGCAGCGCTACTGAGAAGAGTCAAGTACCCGCGTCTTTGATATCACGGAGATTAGAAATAAACATACACttttcgacatcatacttcatttcgacagaagtcagtcgaatgtACCCGACCTGCTCGGTGAGGCTTAGCTGGGGTAGGTCATTGCAGTCCAGTGGAACATCCTCCCATGAGAGCTCTAAGTCCCAGACAAGCCCGGACTCCCTCTTGAGCTCCACTACTGCAAAGCCCTCCATCCAGCCCTTTATTGAGTCTTTGTGACCCGTGAAAATTGAAAGCTTCCCACgaggggaaaaataataaaaattttggatttctcTGACCAATCGAAAGAAGGATATAAAGAAAGACATCGTGGGTGTAAATCTCCAACTCAGACACACAGATTCAAAAGAGGACATGAACAAGATGGAATTGGGGACCAACATTCGAGGGGTTATACGAAAGTGTCGGAAAACCTGGGAAGAAAGGCgaaaaagaaaaggttaaaCCATACTCCCTCTGCTTGGCAAAGAATACCAAGCTAAGACCCTCCTGAGGATCAATTAAGCCAGAGGGAGGAGGATCAGGAAGAACAATCCTTTCATACGGGAGGGGAGCTCAAATGCGAAAAAGGGGGTATCTAAATACTcctgagagaaaaaaaattttagggAAGATGAGGTAACGTTAGACCTGATCCTGAGAACATCGGGAATTCTGGGGCCATCCATGGGGAGTGAAGCAATGGGGAGTGAAGAAGAAAAGCGTACCTTAACAATGGCCGAAGCTATAAGACAAAGTAGGCAAGTAGCGTAAGGAATCAAAGAGGGAAAATGCTCCGGGAAGGCAGAAAGAGTTCAAAATTCGAAACGGTAACAAGACAGAAGGGCATCCAAGCGTCTTAAAAGAAACTGTCCTTGGGCGGCGCGATCATGATGGTcctcggtatttaccccctcgacAATCAGATAATAACTGCCGAgagggtaaaggggcaattgatgaccgcgaGATTTTTTCGTCCGAATCAGAGACGAGGCCCACGATATCGGCCCATTACTCGGACGTTTTCGAGCCCTTAATATGAGCAAGGTCTGGTTTGTTCAAATGGTAAGGCCGGGCTCCCTCCTGACGCGCCTCAACCAGGATGGCCCATTCTCCAACTCCGCAGGGGAGCCCCTTTTCAGCCCAATCTTGTCCCCTTCACCCGGCCCAGCCTAGCCGGCCCAACCTAGAACCCAGAGTAAGACCCATCCGTTCATCTTGTGGGTCCCCTGGCACGCGCACACACGGAATCAGAGGTTGTTATGCATGGGGCAGGGatttgattccctcgtacgttcgTATCAGtgtggcagggacaggtggtttACTGATACTCGTTCTattggcacgtcactagcagacaaaagaaaacctataaaaggagaaatactcccTTCTAGGTCTAAGCTTTTTCTAAGTTTTAGAGAGCCTattgtaaaaaccctatttctctggatctcagatcatcatatataaattaattaataaattttattttttaaattaaaattaaaaaataaaaaataaattatcttagtGAAAAATatctctaaaaatattttttaaatataaattattttttaaaaataaattgcggaattatgaaagaaaatgaCCCCTTTCTAGAGTACCCGAATTAGATTAGCCTTATCAAAAGAAGTCTTAAAGGGTTTCAAAATCggaaattaaaaaggaaaagctaCCTTAATGGAAACATTACATCAAATTAAGCAGCACCCAACTGTTCAAGCGTCCACATAATTATCTTCCATTAAATGCCCAACGCTCTTGAAAACTCCTCTGCACTTACCCtagcttcttcctcttctccgctATAATAAGCCTTTGCCATTTCGCTATTTTGCACCATACTCTCTCTGTCTTCTTTTTCAATCCCCATCATGGCTTCATGCAATGACCAGAACTTGGTCTATAACTTCAAGATTTCATCGGTTGGACCGGGTCGAATTACCGGTTCGGATGTGGTGTACGAGCTCAGTGGGTTGGACTTGGCCATGAAGCTTCACTATGTGAAGGGTGTCTACTTCTTCAGTAGTCAAGCAACACGTGAGCTCAACATTATGCACATTAAGGAAACTACGTTCTATTGGTTGAATGAGTTCTATATGATCTGTGGGCGGTTCCGGCGATCGGAAGAGACTGGTCGACCGTACATGAAGTGTAATGACTGTGGTGTGAGGATGGTAGAGGCACAGTGTGATCTGACGATAGATGAATGGCTTGAAAAGAAGGATTGTTCTCTTAATAAGCTGCTTGTTTACCATCAACCTATTGGTCCTGAATTATGCTTCTCTCCTCCTACTTACTTGCAGGTATTGTTTTCGTGCCATTtccatataaaatttacaaagaaaatttctctaaaatatttttatcgatTTCTtggtaaaatatatatttttttcaggtAACTAAGTTCAAATGTGGAGGGATGTCACTGGGCTTGAGCTGGGCCCATGTACTTGGGGACCCGTTTTCTGCTTCTGATTGCGTCAACATGTGGAGCCCATTTTTTGCTGGTCTCAAATCCAATAGGCCTTTGCAAATCACAAAATCACCCGACAGGCTTGAAAACCTTGAACCAGTAAAACAACCGCTTTCAATGAAGCGGGTCAACCAGGTTGGTGACCATTGGGTAACTGCCAATAACTGTAAAATGGAAACATTGTCACTCTATTTAACTACCTCACAGGTGTCTCAGCTTCTCTCAAAAATCTGGGGTGAAAATCCTATCAAAGAAGCTCCATTGTTTGAGTCTCTTTGTGCCATGATGTGGCAATGCATAGCCAAAGTTAGAGAAGAGCATGAGCCCAAAATAGTGACTATTTGCAAAAAAGACCCTAGTGTTCCAAAAACTGGGATTTTAAGCAACAGTCAAATTATAAGTTCTGTTGAGGCAGATTTTTCAATCAAGGATTCAGATCTGGAGAAATTGGCAAATTTGCTGGTCGATCGAGCAATTGATGAGAAAAATCAAATCGAGAAAATGGTAGAGAAAGATAATGGATCCTTTGATTATATAATATATGGAGGGAATTTGACATttgtaaattttgaaaatattaatttatatggaCTGAAATGGAATAAGCATAAACCGAAATTCGTACACTATACTATTCAAGGAGTCGGAGACGAAGGTGCTGTTTTTGTGCTTCCATGGCCGGAAAAAGATTGCGACGAACGTAATGGCAAAGGAAGAGTCGTGACGGTAGTTTTGCCGGAAAAAGAGGTGACAAAGCTCAGATATGAGCTTAAGGGTAATGGTTTATTGATTGATGGTGATCTTGAATGATTACAAGGTTAATAGCGCTGATCAATAAATGAGCATGTAGttgattatttatttgtttatttttaatcatGTAGTTCGGAGTGAGGTTTGACTGTTTGTGTGTTCAGCAATTTTCTGTTTGTAGTTGAAGATTATGGAGttgtgataataataataataataataaagttattattattattattattatttctacgtctcaatttatataatttagttttcgttttcttgattttcattatttttttcatcTTAATTTAAGTTTTTGCTTGGACGTTTTTGAATTCGGTAAAATTGACTACCCATTTGAGTTGAGGATTTATCTATTTAATTAGCAAAACAATTCGTATGAATAATATTGTGAGTTATTGGGGATTAATTTAACAAAATGTTtcaatttaaaacaaaataaactttattaatattatatttatttccttttttagataaaattctAATTTGAAAATTGATTTGTGTTTTAATAATTATCGGATTACTAACATCCATATCACAGTTGAATCTTTATTGGAGATTTGAATTCAAGATCTATTAGAATTCACTACACAAGACTGACTCATCAATACGCGCTTCAATCCACGATTAAAATAGATCGGACTGATTAGGATCCGGACTTATCAAAGAAAATTCAACTCATCTGATGCGATGAGAAATAGAAAAGTAGACCCAGTTATACTCCGACTCAATCAACACAAGCGCTGACAGAAAGTTAAATAGCCGTCTGATAATGGTAGATAGATAAATATACCTGTATGTACGGCATATACCTGTATGTACGGCTCTATATAACAGcgataaataatattatattaggaTGGCGATTATATATcgttaaagaaaaaatataaataaataaataaataaaagaggagGCGAAACCATTCAAACTAATTTTACTCATAGACATCTAAATCCTATTATTTGAAATCAATCATACTTTATCCAATATTTATGGTTGATATAGTTAAAGTTGCCCCACTTGCCCCAATTTTACCTTAAAAACCGGAAGTtttctcataaaaaaaaaaaaagaaaacttaatAAATGTGAAACTTATCATAGTAGAAAAAGCAGACAAATGGAGATTGATGCAACGTGTAGCACGTAGAAAAATCGTCACACGATCAAACTTTTGAAATATGAACTAAACGCTGATTTGTTCGGtaacaattttaaatatattgtttaatattttcattggcatttaaatattaaaaaataaattataaaaaattatttttttaatatttaattaattaatactaaAACAGTTATCCACTGTTATCACCCAACATGACCTTAACtcaaaatttaagataaatGAAGCACAAATAATTTTACTGAGGAAatatcatttattaaaattaaataaaaaactatgTGAAAACTATTAATATATGGGTATTAAtagagtttttaatttttaatataagtaTGAAATAAATTAAGAGACTTAATCTAAATAGAAATAAAGTTtcaatatctaaataaaatagaaaataataaataaaactataattaaaaacacaaaataaaatagaatccTAGCTagaataagaaaatataaaaatttcggGTCTTGTCTTGCAGAACAGCACGGCCACAACCACGGCCAGGTTGTGAATCTCTTAGATATTGAACTTGTTAGGCTAAACATCTTCCAGGCAGTATATACCACGGTGAGGTCGTGGACCTAGGGCCTGCTGGCCATTGATACTGATGCCCCATCAACaagtaatataaataaaagatttttaaaataactccagaaaattcatatatatttttaaccattgcaaaataatagtaaaaaaataaagaaaaaattaattttaggaaaatattaattaatgaaagaGATTCATATgatcaaatgaaaaaaaaaattggaaaaatCAAAGTCTAAGTGGAATTACAAGAGATAAGGAACACATGCAATGCAACAATAATTAAGCTTTTGAAGAAAGATTAGCTTAAAATTTCTGACTTATAGGTCTTTTCGACCGTGTTAAGGGATTGTAACAGTATTAATCATTTTATAGTGGATAAATATCGttataacaaataatttttgggtaaactataatttagttcctctgatttagtgaaatacAACATTTCgtctttctattttaaaaaaccttcaatttaatccttcacatttaaaaaaactgcaaaataattcctaccgtcaaattttcagttaacctttcgtttattttaatgaaaatgactaaactaccctttaagtaaaaaaattcaACCAAACAGTATTCACTTCATCCCAAcacagaagaaggaggaggaggaggacgaggagaaaaggaagaagaggatcgggaggaggaggaggaggaggaggagaaaggatcgggaaaagaaggagaaggagaagaagaagaagaagaagaaggaggaggaggaggaggaggagaaggaggaggaggagaaaaggaagaagaggatcgggaaagaaggagaagaatgagGAGAAAATGGTAGTTtagtcatttttattaaaataaatggaatgTTAACTGAAAATTTAACGGTATGAACTATTTTgcagtttttttaaatgtgaaggattaaattgaaggttttttaaaatagagggacaaaatgttgtatttcactaaatcagagggactaaattgcagtttacttataatttttcataatttattttttaaaatattaaaatattcaatattttttaaaaaattattgtccaACATTACCAACAAACAAAATGGGTATCTGCATAAtctatttatttcattaatttcttCTCTTAAATGGTCCACATTTTGGTTATTTTCTCCGATGGAATAATGAATCCCACTTGAACGAGCAAAAGCTCAGTTGTTTATGGACAAATATCCTTTGAACTTTCTATCTATGGTTGGTCACCAAACAATTCTCTCCTTGACATGTCACCAAACCATTGGTAACCTAAGGTTGTCCCCAAAGCCACCCAATGTCCCAATCAACATGAATCCAAAACCCTAGAAATATAATTCTAGGGTTTTTTTGTCCTCATCTTCCCCAAATTATTGAAGATGAAAGTggcttttaaaacaaaaaatttaataaattcatGGATCATGGATCAAGCACAAAGAACATGCCACTCCAGCAGTAGTGACACTTTAAATGCTGGAATCCAATAGTTTATGGCTATCTTGTAGTCGGAAAATTCAAACTAAAGCTGAcccacaaaaatatttttaaattgaattaaatataaaaaaggtAATTTTAATATTACGTGTAAAATGGATTTATTAGATTGTCACATCATggtaaaagaaataaataaatgtatatTTTTCATCAAACTATTTTGTATTTTAGCTATAAACAAAAGAGAGCCTCTAACGGGCCTCTAGCttatcataataataaaaatataagagaaaataattaaaatgaggCTGGCCTAggcatgaaaattttattatttgatttatatattaCAAGAAAATTacctcttaattttaaaaaaataaattaaaatattttttattattttaacagttaaatataaaaaaatttaaaatttatgtttaataagaaaaaattaattaataaatatttttataaaattaaaaaattaactaataaatttttctatattataatcactaataaaatatttaacagataaaataattaattaatatattttttaaaattttattttaatatattttttaaaattaataaattaattaaagagtTTTCTCccgatataaattatataataatttttttaatttaaattattcatattttaaaaaaattaagaaattttattcgattatgataaattttatgtagatttcataaataattatagatatttaattatattatatacaataattatattaaataattttccaACAAATCTTCTATTTTcaaccataattttttttttccaaattaataatatgtgatgaGAATTACTTTGGGCATAAACCTAGAGCATATTATGTGGTGAGATGAGGATTGAGGTGAACCAGCAGTAGGAGAGGACCACACAACTACAAAGCAAGATTCTGAGTGTTGTTGAACCAGACTACTCAGCTATGGTGGGGCTCTTGCAATTAATATGACAAAAACTTCATACTCCAAATACTCAGTTCCAAACAATAATTGATTTGGAATTTATCACAATcctctcttttattttcttttttccaatTTAAACCCATCATTCAACAGAATGACTCGATCAAACTGCCAGTTTTAGCATAAACTATAACTAACCCATCAACTTTTTAATCTGCCATTCTAAAATGGATCCTCTTGGTCCTCGCTATCTCCCTTTACTTACTCTTGCCTCATTTCAGGTTTCTATTATGCCAAGAACTATACGCTATTGAAGAATTGCTGAGAGACTGGATTGTGAAATTGATATTTGGGAATTTAATTCTCTTAGGTAGGATAGAATTAGCATTGAAGGTGTTTGAGAGAATTGTCGAGAGAGTGAGAGGGACTGAGGAACAAGAATGGGAAGCTGTAGCTCAGGATGTTAAGACGCGAAATGCCGTTACGTCTTAACCAATCAATGGTTTTGAATGCAATTGTTAAAAAATTACGATACAACAGAATTTTGCTATTTTTTCCTATTAtatttgatgatctgagattcagaaaataaaattttacaacagttttgtaaaattgaaaaaaacttAGACCTgcaggagagtatttctccttttatatgtttttttttgtctagtgacgtataacagaATGCATGTCATTGGGTCATCTGTCCCTGTCatgttgatatggacgtacgagagAATCAGATTGTTGcctcatgcgtaacggcccttAATTCTTCCGGGTACGGGTGGTCCCAAGTGAAGGATGGGTAGGTCTTCTTCTTGATTTTGGGCCGAACTGGAAGATATGATGTGGGCTGAATCCAGAGAGAATCTTATTTATCGGACCCAAAGGGTTAGACCGGCCTGACTGAGGGGATTGATGGGAGTCCGATCTCCAGACTGAGTGGACCGGACTTAATGCATGTGATGAGGCTTGAGGGCCTTAGATGGGCTGGTGTCGTGGGTCTGGTCTCAGACCGGATGGAGAAATCCAACGGTCATCAATATTTAAATAACTTTATTTATAACTAATTTTTTCAACATACTTTTCACATTATTTTCGCTCGTTATAAAGATATTcttttattagtaaaattttatattttattattctaataaaaataatgaaatattaatacattaaattaaatttattataaattaatcttaaaTATCACTaacaaatgaaataaaataaattatttattaaattcttttaaccGTAGTGAACCTAAAGGCTAAATCTTGAGAGAAAAATACAGTTGGATAGACAAGAACAAGAAGTAAATTGAAAGAAAgtatgagaaaaaataaaaaatatttgtaacTTTTTATATAGAGTAGAGTATGAATTCTATTAGACTTGAATTACAGTTTCATTGGTTTGTTatcattaaaattcaatttattatttaaatatttttaaatttaaactgtaaaatcacatttaataaaaaaataattatttaaaattattttaattcatttatcaTATACATCGATAATTATCGCTTTTAACGTTATtatcatttaatattttaaaaaataattattatttatcatttataacaataattaattaaaatcgttatttttataaataattatttaaaaatgtttGTACTTAatcaatttatcaaaattttgaaataaataatttatttttttatctatgaaatttatcaaaataaaatttcaaatctctaatttttttttataattaataatataattttaatatacatattattaaaattttgaatttaaataaagaatccatctatttaatttaaaattttaaatattaataatattttaatatttctcaATCTAACTcttatttaacaaataaaattattatccattttaaatttaaatgaaattgtaaataatctatgttattaatataatgctttattttaaattttttatttcattaatattttaatattaatttattaaatt
The genomic region above belongs to Manihot esculenta cultivar AM560-2 chromosome 3, M.esculenta_v8, whole genome shotgun sequence and contains:
- the LOC110610811 gene encoding protein ECERIFERUM 26-like, with translation MASCNDQNLVYNFKISSVGPGRITGSDVVYELSGLDLAMKLHYVKGVYFFSSQATRELNIMHIKETTFYWLNEFYMICGRFRRSEETGRPYMKCNDCGVRMVEAQCDLTIDEWLEKKDCSLNKLLVYHQPIGPELCFSPPTYLQVTKFKCGGMSLGLSWAHVLGDPFSASDCVNMWSPFFAGLKSNRPLQITKSPDRLENLEPVKQPLSMKRVNQVGDHWVTANNCKMETLSLYLTTSQVSQLLSKIWGENPIKEAPLFESLCAMMWQCIAKVREEHEPKIVTICKKDPSVPKTGILSNSQIISSVEADFSIKDSDLEKLANLLVDRAIDEKNQIEKMVEKDNGSFDYIIYGGNLTFVNFENINLYGLKWNKHKPKFVHYTIQGVGDEGAVFVLPWPEKDCDERNGKGRVVTVVLPEKEVTKLRYELKGNGLLIDGDLE